GATATTGGAAATTATATGGAGCATGGACATGAAGTTGAATCGAAGAAATGGATTAAAGGCCGGAGTGGCAGCCGGAACTGCATTCAGTTTTATTCCGGGGCGTGTGCTGGGCGCTAACGAACAGGTGAATTTGGCCGTTGTGGGTTCCGGGGGAATTTTTAAATGGACGCTGATGGATATCGAGCGTGTAGCGAATGTGAATCTTGTGGCTTTTTCGGATGTGGATCAAAGCGAGCGGGTGACGGAGACGATTAAAAACTATGCGGACAAGCCGCTCTATGTTGATTTTCGGGAGATGCTCGACAAGCATCCGGAGATTGATGCGGTGATCGTTTCTACACCCGACCATACCCATCATTATATCGGTGCGTATTGCATGAAGGCGGGCAAGCATGTGTATGTCCAGAAGCCGTTGGCTCATAATATTGCAGAGTGTCGTGACTTTATGCGGCTGGAAAAAGAGACCGGTGTGGTCTGTCAGATGGGCAACCAGGGCCATTCGGGCGTTGGGATCAAAATTATGGAGCAGTGGATCAATGCCCGATCTTTGGGAGAGATTACTGAACTTCATGCATGGTGCCGTCAGGTGCGCAGTGTTGGAGATAAAAGACCCGCGGCGGATCCGATCCCGGAAACGCTGGATTGGGATAAATGGCTGGGACCGGCCGCGAAGGTGGATTACAGCCGGTGGTATCAGCCGGGACACTGGCGCAACTGGTTTGAGTTTGGAACCGGCACCATGGGGGACTGGTTCTGCCATAACGCCGATGCGCCGTATACTCTGTTAGGGCTGGATTGTCCGAAATCGGTTGAGGTTGCAGCGAGCTCCGGCAAGAAAAAGCTCTCTTTCCCGGAACATTCCCAGGTTACGTTTGTCTTTGATCATCCAACGACCGGCAAAGAACTGAAGATGCATTGGTATTCCGGCAAACAGTTTGGGCCTCCTATACCGAAAGGCATGGAAGAAGATGCGCGATTTAAGGAAGCGTGGGGCGGAAGCATGTTTGTCGGTTCAAAAGCAACCGTGCTTACGGGGCCTTACTGCAGGTCTCCGCGCATTATTCCGGAAGAACTTCACCGGGAAATGGCAAAGGATCTGCCGCGCTATAAAGAAAAACGGTCCGGTCATGTCCAGAACTGGATCAACGCCATTCGCGGCGGGGAAAAGGCGAATTCTCATTTCGACTATGCGGGGCGTCTGACGGAGACGATGCATTGGGGGAATATTGCGTTGCATCTGGGGCGTGATCTCAGGATTGATCCAAAGACGCGTCGTATTATCGGCGATAGAGAGGCCTCCCGCATGATGAGCTGGCCGGCGCCACGTGAAGGATGGACCGTTTAACAAATTCGTTTAAGTGTTTTATTTTTTGAAATGCGGAGTGTTCGGAATCTGATTTCTGATATTGCGGAGGCTCTACTGATATGAGGAGAAAAAATGGAGAGGTTGGTGTTTAGTTTAAGCCTTGTACTGGCTGTCGCATCGGTTGGCGCCGAGGAAGGATTCCATGTTTATGAGGTGACGGGGAATTATTCGCATACTCCGTTGGTTCCGGGGTCGAAGTATCAGGTGCATCAGCTGGATCGTCCGCAACCGCCGCGTGTGATTCCCGGGGCGTATGAGGAGCAGGCGATATCGGCTGCACCGTCGGATGCCATCATTCTTTTTGATGGCTCATCGCTGGATGAATTCGGAAAGTCAGACTGGACGATTGTCGATGATTATGTTGTAGCCGGTAAAAAATCGCTTACGACGAAACGGGCATTCGGAGATTGTCAGCTGCATATTGAGTGGCGCACTCCGGATCCAGAGATCGGAGAACAGATGATCGGTAACATGGGCAACAGCGGGATCTATTTCATGTGGATGTATGAGTTGCAGATTTATGATTCATACAGCAGTAAAAACTATCCGGATGGTTCGGCTGGTGCGATCTATGGACAAACTCCTCCTCTGGTCAACGTTTGCCGCAGGCCGCGCGAGTGGCAGACCTATGATATCATTTTTACTGCGCCAATATTTGATGGTGATCAGTTGCTGAAGCCTGCCCGCATGACGGTCTTTCATAATGGGGTTCTGATTCAGAATGATACCGAAATTCTCGGAAAGACAGAGCACCAAAAAGCGCCTGCCTACAAACCGCATGGACCGATCGGCCCGATCGGATTGCAGGGTTATAAAAGCCCGGTCGAGTATCGAAATATCTGGATTCGTGATTTGTCGGCTCAGAGTCAATAAAAGCGTGGTCGGTGCGGAAATGATCGGGAATTAGATTAGTAGAATTTTTTTCTGATCTTCAGCTTCTGCAGTTTTTCATCCGGCAGTTCGGTATAGATTTCAAAATGGACACTGGCTATGGAATTTGTCTGTTCCGTTCCGCTGTCCAGCAGGGCGGCGCGGCAACGGAAAGTGGCTGATCCGGCGGGGAGATCGTAGGCAATAACAGAAGTGGCGTGGGTTGAGAGGCCTTTTTCATACTCCTTTCCATTGACCCGAATGGGACCGCCGTACAGACCGGTGTTGATTCGGGACTGATGCCAGCCCGATTTGTTGAGAACCGGGGTATACTGTGTCAGATCCTGCGTTTCGGCTCCGATGATTTCGGGATTCAGCCAGACCACATGATCGTAGCGGTTATTGTCGTTGCCGTTTCCGGTTACGAGATAGATCTTTTCTGCGCCTTGAAGGTCGACTTCAATGTCAACACCCTGTCCCGGGGTTGAAGCGGTAATTAACGGGCTGCGATAGATTGGTGTCCCGGATGTGCGAACGGCAATGCCCTTGTCTGATTTTGATATGGCATAGTTATTTGCCGCTACGTCAGCTGCCTGTCGGTCTGGCTGCTCCATTCGGACGACCCCTTCTTTTACTTCAAGCAGTGTGGAAACATCGGAGGAATGAATTTCAAACTGTGTGCCGAGTACGGTGGCTTTCGAATCTTCGGTTATAATCTGCATGGGTTTTCTATGCGGCTGCTTCTGAATATCTCCA
The Pontiella agarivorans DNA segment above includes these coding regions:
- a CDS encoding Gfo/Idh/MocA family protein, producing MKLNRRNGLKAGVAAGTAFSFIPGRVLGANEQVNLAVVGSGGIFKWTLMDIERVANVNLVAFSDVDQSERVTETIKNYADKPLYVDFREMLDKHPEIDAVIVSTPDHTHHYIGAYCMKAGKHVYVQKPLAHNIAECRDFMRLEKETGVVCQMGNQGHSGVGIKIMEQWINARSLGEITELHAWCRQVRSVGDKRPAADPIPETLDWDKWLGPAAKVDYSRWYQPGHWRNWFEFGTGTMGDWFCHNADAPYTLLGLDCPKSVEVAASSGKKKLSFPEHSQVTFVFDHPTTGKELKMHWYSGKQFGPPIPKGMEEDARFKEAWGGSMFVGSKATVLTGPYCRSPRIIPEELHREMAKDLPRYKEKRSGHVQNWINAIRGGEKANSHFDYAGRLTETMHWGNIALHLGRDLRIDPKTRRIIGDREASRMMSWPAPREGWTV
- a CDS encoding 3-keto-disaccharide hydrolase, which produces MERLVFSLSLVLAVASVGAEEGFHVYEVTGNYSHTPLVPGSKYQVHQLDRPQPPRVIPGAYEEQAISAAPSDAIILFDGSSLDEFGKSDWTIVDDYVVAGKKSLTTKRAFGDCQLHIEWRTPDPEIGEQMIGNMGNSGIYFMWMYELQIYDSYSSKNYPDGSAGAIYGQTPPLVNVCRRPREWQTYDIIFTAPIFDGDQLLKPARMTVFHNGVLIQNDTEILGKTEHQKAPAYKPHGPIGPIGLQGYKSPVEYRNIWIRDLSAQSQ
- a CDS encoding NPCBM/NEW2 domain-containing protein, coding for MNSRAHQLIERFIDENLNEAELLELKALLNTTPEVAQQLTDALHLHGMTALLANSDYAELEKQVDAAIRELAPSEIEQDILRTLHKSPPVKKRRLSLIWGLALAAQIIILLSFFFLTKPSPSRPIAKVTQRLGSAFLIRDEIKVSINPGTPVFSGDQIFVEQNGQVDIIYPDKSIINLRDQSYIKLVDRHRAKHIHLYAGLLSGDIQKQPHRKPMQIITEDSKATVLGTQFEIHSSDVSTLLEVKEGVVRMEQPDRQAADVAANNYAISKSDKGIAVRTSGTPIYRSPLITASTPGQGVDIEVDLQGAEKIYLVTGNGNDNNRYDHVVWLNPEIIGAETQDLTQYTPVLNKSGWHQSRINTGLYGGPIRVNGKEYEKGLSTHATSVIAYDLPAGSATFRCRAALLDSGTEQTNSIASVHFEIYTELPDEKLQKLKIRKKFY